In Rattus norvegicus strain BN/NHsdMcwi chromosome 3, GRCr8, whole genome shotgun sequence, a genomic segment contains:
- the Or9m1b gene encoding olfactory receptor Olr606, with protein MSLENNTVKTEFLLLGFSDHPELQSLLFVVFFSIYSVTLMGNIGMILLITVSSNLHIPMYFFLCILSFIDACYSSVIAPKLLVNLISDKKVISYNGCATQLYFFCSLVDTESFLLSAMSYDRYIAICNPLLYTVIMSKRVCIQLAFGAFLGGTMSSIIHTTNTFQLSFCSKEINHFFCDISPLFSLSCSDTYTHDIILVVFASLVEALSLLTVLLSYMYIIVAIFKIGSAEGRKKGFSTCASHLTVITIYHGTLIFIYLRPSTGHSMDIDKMASVFYTLIIPMLNPLIYSLRNKDVKFAFRKIISKKIVFLTK; from the coding sequence ATGAGCTTGGAGAACAACACTGTGAAGACTGAATTCCTTCTCTTGGGATTCAGTGATCATCCAGAACTACAGAGTCTTCtatttgttgtgtttttctcCATCTACTCTGTTACTCTGATGGGGAATATTGGGATGATCTTATTAATCACAGTCAGTTCTAATTTACATATccccatgtactttttcctctgTATTCTGTCCTTCATAGATGCATGCTACTCTTCTGTCATTGCCCCTAAATTACTTGTGAATCTGATTTCTGACAAGAAGGTAATTTCTTACAATGGCTGTGCTACACAGTTGTACTTTTTCTGCTCTCTGGTTGACACAGAATCTTTCCTTTTGTCTGCCATGTCTTATGACAGGTACATTGCAATCTGTAACCCCCTGCTCTATACTGTAATTATGTCCAAGAGAGTCTGTATTCAGCTAGCATTTGGTGCATTCTTAGGTGGAACTATGAGTTCAATAATCCATACTACTAATACATTCCAGTTGTCATTTTGTTCCAAAGAAATTAACCATTTCTTTTGTGATATCTCTCCACTCTTCTCTCTGTCATGCTCTGATACCTATACACATGATATAATATTGGTAGTATTTGCAAGTTTGGTGGAagctctctctcttcttactgtTCTCCTCTCCTATATGTATATCATagtggccatttttaaaataggttctgcagagggaagaaagaaagggttcTCTACTTGTGCTTCTCACCTGACAGTAATCACCATTTATCATGGCACcctgattttcatttatttgcGTCCTAGTACAGGACATTCAATGGATATTGACAAAATGGCCTCTGTGTTCTATACATTGATTATACCCATGCTTAACCCCTTGATATACAGCCTCAGAAACAAAGATGTCAAATTTGCCTTTAGAAAAATTATTagcaaaaaaattgttttcttaacTAAGTAA